The Synechococcus sp. UW69 genomic interval GGAAGGGCAGGAGAGCCCTGCCTGGTTCCGAGTGTAACGGAAGTTTGCGCTGTGTGTCCATAGCTTGCGCTGTGTGTCGGCAGTTTGCGAAACCAACGCCGAAGCGGGGCGCGTCGTCAGAACAAGGTTTCCGAAAGACTTAAGATTCATGAGACTCACCAGGGCAATCTTTGGTTCTGATCCGCTGGATGCAAGCCGGCCATCGCCTGGAGGAGACCGTTCCCCTGGCTCAGGCCCGTCACAGGCGCATGGAGCTGGAGGCTCAGGGTGCAACGGTTTATTGGAGTGAACGGCTGGCCCGAGGCCATTACTGCTGAGAGGCTGGGGCCAATTAGTGAGGGCCCATGCAGCGTTTAATCCAACTGCTTTGCCTTGGGGTTGCTTCCGTTGGCCTGACCAGCTGTGGGCTGTTGCCCTCCGGCAGCGACAAGCCAGACGCCAACGCGCGCGCTTCGCTTGAACAGCTTGAGCAACGACTCAACCAGCTGGAGCAGGAGCTTGAGGCACTGAGATCTCCCGACAGCAAGACCCCGGCAGGCCCCCTCCGCTCCCTCACCTTGCGGATCGGCACCGAGGATGACCGACTTCGGATGTACTGGGCCGACGGCCAGACGAGCAATCTGATCTGCTCTCAAGAGGGCAAGGGTGTCTGGGCCTGTGGTTGAGCTGGGCACAACAGCTGCTGCAATGCCGGCAGCCAGGCTTCCTCTACAGGCCAGACCTCGCGGCGCGTGAAGGAAAAGGCGATGCTTTTTTCGGCATAGGCCGCTTCGTTCACAAACACCGGGATCTCGCCATCAACCCAGAGCTCACCGTGATCCGTCCCGTCCGCAGCTCTGAACATGGCCTGCGAAGAAGCGATGCTCTGCCAGTCGCGCCCTTGAAGCTCGGGATGAACAAGGGCAAGCGGTTCACCATCCTCGCCCTTCGGAAGATCGCGACTCCCCAAGTGTCGATGCACCACAAGAGCACCCGGAAGCCGGGCAGATCCCTGACGAACCTGGTCCAAGGCCCTTAGGCAGGTTTCCAAGCCAAGACGGGTCTGCTCAACGATCTTGGCGTTCAGGACACCTTGAGGCACGGGGCCAACCTCAATCACCAGTCCGCAGGGCCAGCATTCCACCAGGAAACCAGTCTGCTGGGCATCCGCTTCATGCAGATAGATCGGCAGGCCGAGAGCCTCCTGAACCAGAGCGGCGAGGGCAAGATCGGCAGGCCGACGCCCGTAAACCACCAGTGAATTGCCCATGGCTGCTGTGGTGCTGTGCAGATCAAGTGCCACGGCACACGGTTGCTCTCCGTTGAAGCCATGCAGCCGAAGGAGTTCGCCTGCTCGCTGGAATTCCAATCCAGAGGTCTCCCGATCCAACAGATCCGGGAGAAAACAGCGGTTGAGGTCGCGATCGACGTAGCGGCAGCGACGGTGCAACGCCTCGGGGTTGCCGATCACCCTCTGCACCAGCAGCCCAGCCGCATCAATCAGATCAGGGTTGGCCTGCCACTGCTGCAGCAACCAGGGGGCATTCACCTCATTCCCATGGGTGCCGGCCACCACCAGAACGCCACAGCTGGTCATGGACATAGCGCTCGGGGTTCTGACTGAAGCACGACTCCCAGCGAAGATAAAAGCGATCCAAACCGAGCCATGTCGATCCCACCTGTTGTGGTCAGTGCCGCCCGTTGCGGCTGGCGATGGCAATGGCAACGGCTCATGGGTGGGCTGGGGCCAGCCGATACCGGAGGCAATTACACCCGCCCGAGCAGCGATCCGCTCCCCCCACCGACCCTGAACCGCGAGGAGCTGCTCCAACGCAGCCCAACTCAACGCCCTCTCCTCGTGATCGGGCGCAGTTGTCCCTGGGCGCATCGCACCTGGTTGGTGCATCAGTTGCGAAATCTTCAAGACAGCGTCAACCTCCTGGTCGCGACAGCGGATCACAACGCCGGGCGCTGGGCGCTCAACCCTGCCTGGGAAGGCTGCGACACGCTTCTAGCGCTGTACCGGCACTGCGGCGCACCACCGACCTACCGGGCCACCGTTCCTGTTCTGGTGGACCCCAAGACCCGCACCCTGCTGGGCAACGACAGTGCTCCACTGGTGGAGCTGTTGAACCGCTGGCCGATCAAAGGCTCAGTCATCGACCTCGCACCGCCGGAGACGGCCGACAGGATCGAGGCCTGGCAAGCCCTGCTGCAACCAGCGGTGAATGACGGTGTTTACCGCTGTGGTTTCGCCCGCAATCAAGCGGCCTACGACCGCGCCGAAGCCGATCTCTTCGCTGCCCTCGATACGGTGGAGCAGAGCCTGGAGATCAACGGCCCATGGCTGTGTGGCACAACATTGAGCCTGGCGGATGTGCGGCTGTTCCCCACACTGATCCGCTGGGAGCTGGTCTACGCACCACTGTTTGGCTGTAGTCGGCGCCCGCTCTGGCACTACCCGAACCTCTGGCATTGGCGACAACGGCTGTACGCCTTGCCTGGCATCGCCGACACCTGCGACGGCAACGCTTGGCGGCAGGACTATTTCGGCGCCTTATTTCCCCTCAATCCCGGTGGGATCGTTCCAGCCGGTCCAGACCTGAGCACACTGGTAAACAGCACGGCTCCGTCGGGATGACCAGCGCAGATCCAACCTTTGACGGTGTCTACGGCACCTACTCCATCACAGATATCGACCGCCAGGAGGTGCGTTCCTATCGGATCGCCCTGTTGATCACTGGCCTCAGCCTGGCCGCAGGACTGCTGCAGTGGTGGCAAATCGGAAGCACCTGGGCTTGGGTCTGGGTGCTTCCAATCGCCACTGCACTGGGGCTGTCCCTGCGTTGGATTCACATCTATCTCCGCCCTCTGCACCGCGCTCTTCAACTGTTTTGGCTCACCGGTTGCATCGGTTGGGGCGCCCTGCTGATGCATGCAGGACCCTCCACAGCCCTTGCCACCCTGCGAGATCAGCCGTTGTGGATCCTGGCCGTCGGCCCCCTGTTCGCAGCCTTGGCAGGGATCGGCTTCAAAGAGTTTTTCTGCTTCCAAAGACCCGAAGCCATCGGTCTGACCTTGCTGCTGCCAGCAGCACTGCTGGGACATCTGCTGGGGCTGATCAGCGGGTCTTTCTGCCTGGTCTTGTTGGAGAGTGCAGCGTTGCTGCTGGTGCTGCTGGCCCTGCGGAAATTCGGCATGGATGCGGCAGCAGATGTGGGCGATAAGAGTGTGTTTGCTTATCTGGACGGTCAACTGCCAGCAGGCACGCCGTGAGTCTGATCAGCCTGGTGGGTGCCGCCAAGGATTTTGGAATCCGCACCCTCTTCTCCGGCCTCGATCTCCACATCGGGGAAGGTGAAAGGCTGGGGCTAATCGGCCCCAATGGCAGCGGCAAATCCACCCTGTTGAAAGTTCTGGCGGGGAAGGAGCCGCTCGGTGAGGGGGAACGACGCTGTTCACCCCGGCTTCGAGTGGAGCTGGTGGGCCAGGAGAGTCGCATCACCCCTGGGCTATCTGTGCTGGAACAGGTGCTGGAAGGCTGCGGTGCCAAACGGGATCTGCTGTTGCGATTCAGCTCCCTCAGCGACGCGGTTGCCACAGACCCCAGCAATGAAGCTCTGCTCTCGGAGCTGGGTCAGCTCAGCCAACGGATGGATGAAGAGGAAGCCTGGAGCCTGGAGCAGCAATGCCGGGAAGTGCTGCAAAAATTAGGCATCAGCGATCTCCAACGCCCGGTCGACGACCTCTCCGGGGGCTATCGCAAACGGGTGGGACTGGCGTCAGCCCTGGTGGCCTGCCCAGATGTGCTGTTGCTGGATGAACCCACCAACCATCTCGATGCCGCCGCGGTGGAGTGGTTACAGAGCTGGCTGGATCGCTATCCAGGCGCCCTGGTGCTGGTCACCCATGACCGCTACGTGCTCGATCGGGTGACACGGCGAATGGTGGAGGTCGACCGAAGTCAAGCGCGCACCTACCAGGGGAACTACAGCACCTTTCTGCAACACAAAGCAGAAGAAGACGCCTCGGAAGCGGCGTCAGCGGCCAAGTTCAAAAGTGTGCTGCGCCGTGAACTGGCATGGCTACGGCAGGGGCCCAAGGCCCGCAGCACCAAACAAAAAGCGCGCTTGCAACGCATCGAAGCGATGCGCGAGCAGAAACCGAACCAGGCCAAGGCGAAGCTCGAGATGAACGGCATCAGCCGTCGCATCGGAAAACAGGTCATTGAAGCCGAGGCGGTTGGCGTGACAGCCGATGGCTCCAGCGAAGGCCATCTTCTGCTGGATGGCTTCAGCTACAGCTTCAGCCCAGAAGACCGCATTGGCATCATCGGCCCCAACGGCAGCGGCAAATCCACCTTGCTCGATCTCATCGCTGGACGGAGAGAGCCCACCCAGGGGTCTCTGCGCCTTGGGGAAACCGTTCACATCGGCTACCTGGACCAGCACACCGACGCCTTCGACCAAGGCAAAGGACTCGAACGCAAGGTGATCGAATTTGTCGAGGAAGCGGCCAGCCGTATCGATCTGGGGGGTGAGCAGGTCACCGCATCACAACTGCTGGAACGCTTTCTGTTTCCACCCGCCCAGCAGCACAGCCCCTTGGCCAAGCTCTCTGGAGGCGAGCGCCGGCGACTCACCCTCTGCCGAATGCTGATCCAGGCGCCCAACGTGCTGCTGCTGGACGAACCCACCAACGATCTCGATGTCCAAACCCTCAGTGTTCTCGAAGACTTTCTCGAGGACTTCCGGGGCTGCGTGATTGTTGTCTCCCATGACCGTTACTTCCTCGATCGCACCGTCGATCGTTTGTTCTCCTTTGAAGAAGGACGGCTGAACCGTTTTGAAGGGAACTACAGCGCGTTTCTTGAGCGGCAACGCCAAGAGGAACGGAACCAGAACGTGGTGTCCAAACCCTCGGCCCCAAAACAGGAACGCAGCCGCGAGACCAAGCGCGAGGGCCCGCGTCGTCGGAACTTCAAGGAAAACAAGGAGCTTGCTCGTCTTGACCAACAGCTCCCAGAACTGGAGCTGCAGAAAGGCAATCTTGAACAGCAAATGACACGAGAGGGTGCTGATATGGCGAAGCTGAGCCTGGATTTGGCTGATCTAATCTCCCGAATCGAACAGGCCGAAGAACGCTGGTTGGAACTCAGCGAATTAGCGCCATGAACAACGATCTGAGCCGGTAGCTGTAGCCACGGATACCACCGCTTCAAGTCAACGTTGTCGGAAGGTCATGGGGGTGGATTCCACCACTCCAAAACCGATGAATCGCCGTAAGGTGAGACGAGGCCACGGTCTGTATTTATGAAGTCCATCGAAGAGCACATCCAGAAGGATCAATCGGAGATCCAAGCAGCCAAAGCTGCTGGAGACGATGCCAAGGTTCGTCACCTCACCGAAGAGCTCAAGTCGCTGGAGGAATACAAGGAGCATCACCCCGGCGACAGCCACGACCCCACCTCCCTTGAGCTGCATTGCGAGGCCAATCCCGATGCAGATGAGTGCCGCGTCTACGACGACTAACGCAACGAGCCCAGGGAATCCAACGGGGGCTTAGTAGTCCTCGTTGTAGTCGGAGGGGCTGCCGGTCAGGCTGCAGACGACAGCCTCCTCTTTGCGCATTTGCTTGACTTCAGCGATGGGTCGACCCATCCGCTGGAGTACCACAATGTCCTCTTTCGTTTGGCAACGAGCGATCACGCCGCCTTTGTTGTCGAGACAGGTGTAGAAGGTCATGTCATGCGAGAGACCACTCCCGTTATGGCTCCACATCGCATATCCCACAAGCATCCGTGTGGCCGAAAACACGGAAACATTTCGTGCGATCTGACTCAAACCCCGAGCTCCGCCCAAGTGGATGCCAGCAACTGATCAAGGTTGGCTCCCATTGCAGCGGAAATGCTCAACACAGGGCGACCGCTCGCTGTTTCAAGATCCTTGAGAAGCTTGGGAAGATCCTCCTCTAAGACCAGCTCCTGCTTGTTAATCGCCAACAAACGCGGTCGATCGACGAGGCCATGGCCATAGGCCTCTAACTCCTGCTCGACAACGTGCAGGTCAGCCACAGGATCCTCAGCACCGGCGTCAACCAAGTGGATCAGCAGGCGGGTGCGCTCGATGTGACGCAGAAAATCATGCCCAAGACCTGCACCCTGGGCAGCCCCTTCAATGAGCCCCGGAATATCGGCGAAAACAGTTCCATCCCCACTGGGTCGGCGCACAACACCAAGGTTCGGAACCAACGTGGTGAAGGGGTAATCGGCAATCTTGGGTCGCGCAGCAGACAGCACGGCGATCAAGGTGCTCTTTCCGGCATTGGGAAGACCAATAATGCCCACCTCAGCAAGCAACTTGAGTTCCAGCTGCAGGGGCCATTCCTCACCCTCACGGCCCTCAGTGAATTTCTCAGGCGCACGGTTGCGATTGCTGAGGTAGTGGGCATTGCCCAGACCACCACGGCCACCGAAAGCGACGGTGAGACGCTCGCCCGGAGTCGTGAGATCACCAAGAAGGATGCCGGTCCGCAGGTGTCGGACTTCGGTGCCGCAAGGCACCTTGATCACCAGATCCTTTCCCGAGGCGCCGGTGCACTTGTTCGGACCACCACGCCGACCGTCATCGGCAGCGAACAGGCGTTTGTATTTGAAATCGAGCAGAGTTTGCAGGTTGCTGTCGGCCTCAAGGACCACAGGTGCCCCATTGCCGCCGTCACCGCCGGAGGGACCTCCAGCAGGCACGTACTTTTCTCGGCGGAAAGCAGCGATACCGTCGCCGCCGCGCCCACCTCGGACCGTGATCCGTGCCTGATCGATGAACTGCACGGTGCTGCCGGCTCAATCCAATCCATAACCCTAAGATTCAGCCGATGCAGTTCTGCCGTTGGCCGGCGTCCGTTTCGAAGACCTCAGCAAGACCTACCCAGCACGCGGCGGTGGGGATCCCGTTGAAGTGATTCGTCAGTTGAATCTGACAATCCAAAATGGCGAATTCTTGGTGCTGGTCGGCCCCTCGGGTTGCGGCAAAAGCACCTTGCTCCGACTCCTCGCTGGTCTTGACAGGCCCACAAGCGGCGAGATCAGGATCGGAACCCGGCCCATCAGCGATGTGCCGCCTGCGCGCCGCAACGTCGCGATGGTGTTCCAGAGCTACGCGCTCTACCCGCATCTCAATGTGCGGGACAACCTCAGCTTCGGCCTACGAAGAAGCCAATCGAGATCCACACTCCAACGCATCCAGGATCAAGCCTTTCGAGCCACGCGATCGTTACCAAATCCACTGCGTGTGCGATCTGTCAGGGAGCAAAGGATCGAGACCAGGATTGACACCGTCGCTAAATCACTGGAATTGACTGAGTTGCTCGACAGATGGCCGAAGGAACTGTCTGGTGGCCAAAAACAACGGGTCGCCCTCGGACGGGCCATGGCGCGAAATCCTGAGGTGTTCCTAATGGATGAACCCCTCAGCAATCTGGACGCCAAGCTCAGAACGAGCACGCGTCAAAGGATTGTCGAACTGCAGCGAGAACTGGGGACAACAACTGTTTATGTCACCCATGACCAAGTCGAAGCTATGACCATGGGACACCGCATCGCGGTACTAAACCAAGGGCGATTGCAACAACTTGGGACGCCCATGGAGTTGTACCAATGGCCCTCCAATATCTTCGTCGCCCAATTCATAGGGAGCCCACCGATGTGCCTAATGCCAGTCACTGTGGGACCGAACGCAACCCTCATCCTGGGCGGGAAACGCATACAAGTTGAGGGGGAAATGATGGAGCAATTGCTTCGAAGAGAAGGCCAAAATCTCACTGCCGGATTGAGACCAGAACATTGGCATCTGGCACCCGCAACGAACAGAAACCTAAAAGCAAAAGTGAGCCATTGCGAACGTCTTGGTAATGAACAGATCTTGACGTGCCGACTCGAAGATGGAGGGCATCTAATACAAGTAAGAAGCACTCCGGAGGTCAATGTGAACCCAGGCGATCAAATCAACCTGGAATCTGATCCAACCGGATGGAGACTCTTTGATGACGATGGAGAAGCGATCCGAGACCAACAGTTATCGGCGCTTTAACCCTCCGCGAACAGACCACAAACCGAAGCATTAGCCCTGCTTCATTTGGAAGCAAACTCAAATGAATTCGGTTGAGAAAAGGGTGCATAGCGTGGAGTCAAACCCACTGATTTCAAACCCAACACCTGAGCTCTACATCAACACCTGATCGCAACATCTGGGATGAACCGACTGGCTGTTTACCCTCACCGCACCCAGACAACACTGCACCCCGGTCCGCCGTCCCCCTGTTCGGCATCCGTCACCCGTTCCACGTAAGGCACCGTATCCAGCCAACTGCGCAGGCCACGCTTGAGCTTGCCCGTTCCGATGCCATGGATCACCCACACCGGGCCATTGGCGCTGCGGAGGCGTTCTTCGACCGCCGCTTCGGCCTCATGCACCCGCAGGCCACGCACATCCACAGTGTTGCGGCTGGTGCGCACCTGCGCACCAGCGCCGCTTGCAGAACGAGTTTGCACCTTCACCACAGGCTTAGGGGGCGGCTCAGGCTTGCGACCATCAAGACTCTCCACAGCAACGAGATCCACCGTGGTGCGCATCACCCCGCAACGGACCGTGAGTTGAAGGCCGTCATCGGTAATGGCTAAGACATCCGCAGCTTTGCCAAGAGCCAACAACCGCACGCGATCACCCACCGCCGGACGCCACCCCGGCTTGGGTGCACCCCGTTCAGGGGTCGGGCGGTGATGGTCTTCCAATGTGCGGAGCCGTTGGCCAGCCCTCCGGGCGGTTTCCCCATCGGCACGCTCATCACGAAGCCGGCGAATCAGCGTGCGGACCTCTTTCTGCCCTTTACGGATCGACTGCTCTAACCGCTGACGGCCCTGCTCCTGGCGTTGCGCTGTCTGCTGCTTTTGCTTCTGCCAGCGCTGCAGCAACTCCTCGTGCAGAAGCTCGGTGCGGGCCAGCAGTGCTGCCGCGTCTTCCGCCGCGGCCTGCTGGCGCTGACGTTGCTCCTCCAAGCCGCGAATCACACTGTTCACCTCACCATCACCTCCAGGAGCTAGGAGCTGCTTCGCCTGCTGAAGGACGTCGGGGTCAAGGCCCAACCGCGTCGCGATCGCCAGCGCATTGCTGCGTCCAGGAATTCCCCACAGCAATTCATACGTGGGAGACAGCGTTTCAGGGTTGAAGGCCACAGAGGCATTCTCAAAACGAGCGTCGTCGTATTTCAGGGCCTTGAGTTCACCGAAATGAGTGGTTGCGATCGTGAGTCGGGCTCGTTCAGCAAGAGCCTTGAGCAAAGCCGTGGCCAAGGCCGTTCCCTCGCTGGGATCCGTTCCGGCACCCACCTCATCCAGCAGCACCAGAGCGGGAGCACCACCCCCCTGCAATGCCTCCAGGATGCGCCCAATTCGCTTCACATGACCACTGAAGGTGGACAGGCTCTGCTGCAGGGATTGTTCATCACCGATATCCGCCAGCACCTGAGCACACCAGGGCAATGAAGGTTGCCCCGCACAGGGCAAGAGCATGCCGGCGCGCGCCATCAGTGCAGCGAGACCGATGCTTTTCAGAGTGACCGTCTTGCCACCCGTGTTCGGCCCAGTGATCGCAACCACCCGCAGCTCCGGCGATACCTCCACAGAAATCGGAACCACCGGAGGCCCTTCCGCCCGTTTGTGCTGCCAAACCAACAGGGGATGCCTGAGACCTCTGAAGCTGAAGGGAGCGTCCTTTGTCTCCTCAAGCTGGGGAGCCACACCTCCAAGCCAGCGGCCGTAGCGCCCACGAGCCAAAGCAAGATCAAGGGTTCGCAGCACGGCTGCCAGTTGGTTGAGAGCAGAGGCTTCCTCCGACACCAGAGCGCTCAGCTCCGCCAACACCTTGCGTTCCTCATCCCGGATGCGGGATTCCAGCTCCACCAGCTTGTTGCCGAGGGTGAGCACCGAGCGGGGTTCCACAAAGAGGGTGCTGCCTGAGGCCGAACTGTCGTGAACCTGACCCGGCACCTGGCTCACCGCACCGGCCTTCACCGCCAGAACCGGACGGCCATGACGCTCGGCGATCACACTGTCCTGCAGGGATGGGGCCAAGCGCCGCAGCAACTCCTGCAGCTTGTCTCGACGATCCTGGCGGAGACCATGCCATTGATGCCGAAGCGCCGACAACGCAGAGCTGGCACGATCGGCAATACGACCACCCTCCTCTAGGGCAAATTTGAGCCGCTGCTCCAACTCCGGCAGCGTCACCATGGTTTCAATCAGGCTGGTGCAAACCGGGCGCAGCTCGGGCTCGTCGATCTGACGGCGCAGACGACGGGCCGCTGCCAATGTTTCCGCCACGGCCAAAAGCTCCTCCCCGGAAGCCACACCCCCTTTGCTGCAGCGCAGCACCACCGGCATCAGGTTCTGAACCCCGCGAAAGCTGAGACCCCCTTCAGTGAGGTCATCAAGCACCGCCATTTCAACGGTCTCGGCCAGGCGTGTTCTCGACTCCGCCAGGCTGGCCGGCAACGGCTGTAGCCGCGCAGCATCACGACCCATGCCGGTGCTCGCAAAGCCGCTGAGATGGTCACAAACCCGGTGCCACTCCAGCAGTTCGAGTGTTTCCTGCTGAGCCCGGTCCGCCTCTTGACTCAAGTCAACTGCAATTGGAGGGGATGCCACCGGGGGGTTCATAAAGCATTTCGAGCCAGTTGCCTTCCGGATCTTTTAGATAAAAAGACGCCGTACCGTCGCGGTGGTCATGGACGGCACCAACGTGCACACCCTGCGATTTGAGACGGTCGTGAATCACATCAACCTCAGCACGATCGCGAAAATGGAAGGCGAAATGTGGGCCAGCGGCCTTGTAATCCGGGCCTAACAAGGCGAGTCCATCGCGACCTTCCCCGGCTTCCAGGTAGCACCAATCGTCGGCGCGCCAGACCAGGCGCATCCCCAAATCGGTGTAGAAGGCAACAGCCCGATCAACATTCTCAACGCGGATCGCCACGTGCCCGAGGCGATCCACACCCGTCGATTGATCAACTGTTGCCATCGGATCAGGCCTCCTTCAACCAGGCCGCTGCATCGCAGGCGTGGTACGTGAGAATCAGATCGGCACCGGCGCGCTTGAAGCTCAGCAACGTCTCCAAAACGACGGCCTTTTCATCGATCCAGCCCCGTTCCGCCGCGGCCTTGACCATCGAATACTCACCACTGACGTTGTAGGCAGCGATGGGGAGTTCTGATTCCTGGCGAAGGCGGTGGATGATATCGAGATAGGCCAAACCAGGCTTCACCATCATGATGTCGGCGCCCTCCTGCTCGTCGAGCTGGGCTTCGGTGATGGCCTCCCGAGCATTGGCGGGATCCATCTGATAGGTGTCTTTGTTTTTGGGGATCGGCTTGCTGCCAGCGGCACGCGGCGCTGAGTCGAGAGCTTCCCTGAAGGGTCCGTAATACGCGGAGGAATACTTCGCTGTGTAGCTGATGATCCCCACATGTTCGAAGCCTTCATCGTCGAGGGCTTCACGGATGGCTCCAACGCGGCCATCCATCATGTCGCTGGGACCGATCAGATCAGCACCCGCTTCAGCCTGCACAACCGCCTGCTTGCAGAGCAGTTCAATGGTCTCGTCGTTGAGCACGACTCCGTCCTGACTGACGATCCCGTCATGACCATCACAGGAGTAGGGATCCAGGGCGACATCGGTCATGATCGCCATCTCTGGAATGGCTTGTTTGATCTGGCGAATCGCGCGCGGAATCAAGCCGTTGGCGTTGAAACACTCAGCACCATCTTCTGTTTTCAACCCCTCCGAGACCTTCGGGAAGAGAACGATGCATCGCACCCCAAGGTCGTAAGCGCGCTGAACTTCTCCGGTGAGGGAGGCCAGACTCCAACGGCTGGCACCTGGCATCGCACCGATCGGCTCCACCTCGGTGCCTTCATGCACAAAGAGGGGATAAATGAAGTCTGCAGCCGAGAGGCTGTGCTCACGCACCATGGCGCGCAGCGCGGGT includes:
- a CDS encoding ABC transporter ATP-binding protein, whose product is MAGVRFEDLSKTYPARGGGDPVEVIRQLNLTIQNGEFLVLVGPSGCGKSTLLRLLAGLDRPTSGEIRIGTRPISDVPPARRNVAMVFQSYALYPHLNVRDNLSFGLRRSQSRSTLQRIQDQAFRATRSLPNPLRVRSVREQRIETRIDTVAKSLELTELLDRWPKELSGGQKQRVALGRAMARNPEVFLMDEPLSNLDAKLRTSTRQRIVELQRELGTTTVYVTHDQVEAMTMGHRIAVLNQGRLQQLGTPMELYQWPSNIFVAQFIGSPPMCLMPVTVGPNATLILGGKRIQVEGEMMEQLLRREGQNLTAGLRPEHWHLAPATNRNLKAKVSHCERLGNEQILTCRLEDGGHLIQVRSTPEVNVNPGDQINLESDPTGWRLFDDDGEAIRDQQLSAL
- a CDS encoding CP12 domain-containing protein yields the protein MKSIEEHIQKDQSEIQAAKAAGDDAKVRHLTEELKSLEEYKEHHPGDSHDPTSLELHCEANPDADECRVYDD
- a CDS encoding glutathione S-transferase C-terminal domain-containing protein; its protein translation is MSIPPVVVSAARCGWRWQWQRLMGGLGPADTGGNYTRPSSDPLPPPTLNREELLQRSPTQRPLLVIGRSCPWAHRTWLVHQLRNLQDSVNLLVATADHNAGRWALNPAWEGCDTLLALYRHCGAPPTYRATVPVLVDPKTRTLLGNDSAPLVELLNRWPIKGSVIDLAPPETADRIEAWQALLQPAVNDGVYRCGFARNQAAYDRAEADLFAALDTVEQSLEINGPWLCGTTLSLADVRLFPTLIRWELVYAPLFGCSRRPLWHYPNLWHWRQRLYALPGIADTCDGNAWRQDYFGALFPLNPGGIVPAGPDLSTLVNSTAPSG
- the cgtA gene encoding Obg family GTPase CgtA, giving the protein MQFIDQARITVRGGRGGDGIAAFRREKYVPAGGPSGGDGGNGAPVVLEADSNLQTLLDFKYKRLFAADDGRRGGPNKCTGASGKDLVIKVPCGTEVRHLRTGILLGDLTTPGERLTVAFGGRGGLGNAHYLSNRNRAPEKFTEGREGEEWPLQLELKLLAEVGIIGLPNAGKSTLIAVLSAARPKIADYPFTTLVPNLGVVRRPSGDGTVFADIPGLIEGAAQGAGLGHDFLRHIERTRLLIHLVDAGAEDPVADLHVVEQELEAYGHGLVDRPRLLAINKQELVLEEDLPKLLKDLETASGRPVLSISAAMGANLDQLLASTWAELGV
- a CDS encoding endonuclease MutS2: MNPPVASPPIAVDLSQEADRAQQETLELLEWHRVCDHLSGFASTGMGRDAARLQPLPASLAESRTRLAETVEMAVLDDLTEGGLSFRGVQNLMPVVLRCSKGGVASGEELLAVAETLAAARRLRRQIDEPELRPVCTSLIETMVTLPELEQRLKFALEEGGRIADRASSALSALRHQWHGLRQDRRDKLQELLRRLAPSLQDSVIAERHGRPVLAVKAGAVSQVPGQVHDSSASGSTLFVEPRSVLTLGNKLVELESRIRDEERKVLAELSALVSEEASALNQLAAVLRTLDLALARGRYGRWLGGVAPQLEETKDAPFSFRGLRHPLLVWQHKRAEGPPVVPISVEVSPELRVVAITGPNTGGKTVTLKSIGLAALMARAGMLLPCAGQPSLPWCAQVLADIGDEQSLQQSLSTFSGHVKRIGRILEALQGGGAPALVLLDEVGAGTDPSEGTALATALLKALAERARLTIATTHFGELKALKYDDARFENASVAFNPETLSPTYELLWGIPGRSNALAIATRLGLDPDVLQQAKQLLAPGGDGEVNSVIRGLEEQRQRQQAAAEDAAALLARTELLHEELLQRWQKQKQQTAQRQEQGRQRLEQSIRKGQKEVRTLIRRLRDERADGETARRAGQRLRTLEDHHRPTPERGAPKPGWRPAVGDRVRLLALGKAADVLAITDDGLQLTVRCGVMRTTVDLVAVESLDGRKPEPPPKPVVKVQTRSASGAGAQVRTSRNTVDVRGLRVHEAEAAVEERLRSANGPVWVIHGIGTGKLKRGLRSWLDTVPYVERVTDAEQGDGGPGCSVVWVR
- a CDS encoding aspartoacylase, giving the protein MTSCGVLVVAGTHGNEVNAPWLLQQWQANPDLIDAAGLLVQRVIGNPEALHRRCRYVDRDLNRCFLPDLLDRETSGLEFQRAGELLRLHGFNGEQPCAVALDLHSTTAAMGNSLVVYGRRPADLALAALVQEALGLPIYLHEADAQQTGFLVECWPCGLVIEVGPVPQGVLNAKIVEQTRLGLETCLRALDQVRQGSARLPGALVVHRHLGSRDLPKGEDGEPLALVHPELQGRDWQSIASSQAMFRAADGTDHGELWVDGEIPVFVNEAAYAEKSIAFSFTRREVWPVEEAWLPALQQLLCPAQPQAQTPLPS
- a CDS encoding DUF2301 domain-containing membrane protein gives rise to the protein MTSADPTFDGVYGTYSITDIDRQEVRSYRIALLITGLSLAAGLLQWWQIGSTWAWVWVLPIATALGLSLRWIHIYLRPLHRALQLFWLTGCIGWGALLMHAGPSTALATLRDQPLWILAVGPLFAALAGIGFKEFFCFQRPEAIGLTLLLPAALLGHLLGLISGSFCLVLLESAALLLVLLALRKFGMDAAADVGDKSVFAYLDGQLPAGTP
- a CDS encoding VOC family protein; the protein is MATVDQSTGVDRLGHVAIRVENVDRAVAFYTDLGMRLVWRADDWCYLEAGEGRDGLALLGPDYKAAGPHFAFHFRDRAEVDVIHDRLKSQGVHVGAVHDHRDGTASFYLKDPEGNWLEMLYEPPGGIPSNCS
- a CDS encoding ABC-F family ATP-binding cassette domain-containing protein; protein product: MSLISLVGAAKDFGIRTLFSGLDLHIGEGERLGLIGPNGSGKSTLLKVLAGKEPLGEGERRCSPRLRVELVGQESRITPGLSVLEQVLEGCGAKRDLLLRFSSLSDAVATDPSNEALLSELGQLSQRMDEEEAWSLEQQCREVLQKLGISDLQRPVDDLSGGYRKRVGLASALVACPDVLLLDEPTNHLDAAAVEWLQSWLDRYPGALVLVTHDRYVLDRVTRRMVEVDRSQARTYQGNYSTFLQHKAEEDASEAASAAKFKSVLRRELAWLRQGPKARSTKQKARLQRIEAMREQKPNQAKAKLEMNGISRRIGKQVIEAEAVGVTADGSSEGHLLLDGFSYSFSPEDRIGIIGPNGSGKSTLLDLIAGRREPTQGSLRLGETVHIGYLDQHTDAFDQGKGLERKVIEFVEEAASRIDLGGEQVTASQLLERFLFPPAQQHSPLAKLSGGERRRLTLCRMLIQAPNVLLLDEPTNDLDVQTLSVLEDFLEDFRGCVIVVSHDRYFLDRTVDRLFSFEEGRLNRFEGNYSAFLERQRQEERNQNVVSKPSAPKQERSRETKREGPRRRNFKENKELARLDQQLPELELQKGNLEQQMTREGADMAKLSLDLADLISRIEQAEERWLELSELAP